Part of the Bacteriovorax sp. BAL6_X genome, TTTAAAGCATAATGTAAAAGAGCCTTCGGTAAATGAGATTGCTCTTGTTGTAAGAACTGAAGATATGGATTTTGCAATTGTTGTTGATGATGTTCTAAGACGTCAGCAAGTTGTTATTAAGAGTCTTGGAAATGATATTAAAAACACTCAAGGCTTTATGGGAAGTTCGATTCTTGGAAATGGACGACCGGCGCTAATCCTAGACTTAAAAGAACTCGTTGTTAATAAAGTAAGTAAAACGAAAGGCCAAAGACAAGTAAGTAACGCGGCATAATTTTTAAAATATAACTTGATATGTGGGGATAATATGGAAAATGAGACAACTGATGTAACAAAAAGGTACCTTGAATTTAAACTTGGAGATGAGCACTACGCAATTCCACTTTTGCAAGTAAGAGAGCTAATCTCTGTTCCTGAAACAACTAACGTACCTTTTAGTCCAAGTTATTATGTAGGGATTATGAATCTACGTGGACAGGTTATTTCAATTATTGATCTACGTACTCGTCTCGGTGTTAAACCAGCTGAGTCAAATGAAGAAGCAGTTATTATTGTCGAGTTTGGACAGCTTTGTTTAGGAATTGTCGTTGATAATATTTGTAAAGTTCTTTCAGTAGACGAAGAACAAATTCAAGAAGTCGCTTCAGTAGAAACAAAAAAACGTGATCGTCTGAATAGAGTATATCGTAATAATGAAGCATTAATTCAATTAGTTGATCTAGAGTCAATTTTAAATATCGATGAGTTAAATGGCCTTGTAAAGAAAGCTGCTTAGAAAAAAAAATTGTGTCTAGAAGACTGGGGGAATTAATGAAAAAGACAAGTATGTCAATGAACAAAAAAACGATACTGAGCTTTATTGGTATCTTTACAATGTTTGGTATAGGGTTGACCATTTCAATTTACTCTTACTATGGGCTCGTTAAGAATTTAAAGCATACAGTTCAAAATGACCTCCGTATGAAAGATTCAATGAGAACATTAGCAGCAAATCTTGCAGAACAAATTTCTAATGAAAAACAATATATGATTTCTCAAAATCCTGAAGATGTGAAACGATTTATAGAATTAGAGAAGATAAATGATGAGGTTTTCGAGGGGATAAAAAGTTTAGAAGTTGAATACTCAAATGAAATAAATTGGGATGAACTTACAAAGTATTATGACCAGTACTCAAAGAACTTCGATCTCACACGTAATGTATTAAAGATTGAAGGTGACTCTAAAGAGGGGTTAAGAGGTGAGTTACGACGTTATGCACACGATATCGAATCTAAGATCAAAAAATATGACTTAAATCCAAGTTTTAAGGTTTCACTTTTAACTCTTCGTCGTCATGAGAAAGACTTTCTTTTAAGAAGATCAAAGAAGTATTCAGATAAAGCAATTGTAGAAGGTGAGAAACTTAAAAAAGAACTAATTGCTCGAAAGTATAGGCAATATATTTATAACGATGTAAGTAAGTCAGTTGATAATTATGTAAAGACTTTCGTTAAACTATATGAGAATCAACTAACACTTGAGAAGCATATGGCCATAGCTTTCGAAGAATCAAATAAAATAATTAATTTAATTCAAAAAGATATTTCGTTAATTGATAAAAAAACTAGTGAGAAAATTGAAGCAAGTAATGCACTAGAAGAGAAGATAAGCTTCTATATTCCAATCCTATTCGCGATTATTGCTGCTTTTGCTTACGGCTTTCAATATAACTTTGCTAAGTCAATTAAGAAGATTATTGGCCTTAGTGAAAGACTACGTGATTCATCACATGTTACTGAAAAGTCTTCAACTAATATGAGTATGGCCTCTTCTAAGGTGTCATCATCTGTAACTCAACAAGCAAGTGCTATTCAAGAAACAGTAGCGACCCTTAATGAAATTACTGCGATGGTAAACAAAAGTGTTGAGAATGCAAAGATATCAAGTCAAAAAGCGGATGAGTCTCAACGAGTAGCTCTAGAAGGTAAGAATGCGGTTAATGATATGGTTGAGGCCATTGGACAAATTAACGGTAATAACGAAGATATTATGAAAGAAATGAATCGTAATAACGAAGAAATTGTAAAGATTGTTGATGTTATTAATGAGATTTCTGAAAAGACTAAGGTAATCAACGATATCGTATTCCAAACTAAGCTTCTTTCTTTTAACGCTTCTGTAGAAGCCGCGAGAGCTGGTGAGCATGGTAAGGGGTTTGCAGTTGTTGCTGAGGAAGTCGGAAACTTAGCTCAAATGAGTGGTAATGCAGCTCTTGAAATTGAAGAACTTCTTGGTGGGTCAATCAAAAAGGTTCAATCAATCGTTGATGAAACTCAAGTTAATGTAAAAAAACTTATTTCTGAAGCTCAGATAAGTATTACTAAAGGTGTAGATGTTTCAGAAAACTGCGGGAAAATCCTAGATAGTGTAGTTGATAATGTAGATGCTGTAACTAAAATGATGACTGAAATCTCAACAGCAGCTGAAGAGCAAGCTGAGGGGATTAATAATATTTCAGATGCAATGAATGAACTTGATGAAGTAACACATACTAACTCGACAATTGCGCAAGAAACTTCTGGCTTTGCGGAAAGTCTATCAGAGCAAACATCAATTCTTAATGGAATTGTTGAAGAACTAGAGAGTGAGGTATTAGGTAAGGTTCAAGAATTTACGATGGATCGAAATACATTAGTCGAATCAGTATCATCAGCGCCTGTTAAGTCAGATACAGTAATTGAAAAAGAGGTTGTTGAAGAATTTCCTGTCTTTGAAAAGCCACTAGTTACTGAAGTTGTTAAACAAGAAGCTACTAAGATTGCACCAGAAGCTGAAGAAATGGGTTTTGATGATCCAGTTCTTGAAGTGGATTCTGATGAATACCCAAGCGAGAATGATGCTAGATTTGATAAGGCAGTTTAAAAATAATTATTTATAATAGGAAGAGATTGAATGAGTAATCTTGCTAGAAGTTATATTGAAATAGCTCAAATGATGTCACAGGAGACAGGGACGCACTTTACGGCACAAAATGATGCGATGGTGAAGTCTCGTATCGATAAGAGAATTGTCGAGCTTCGCTTAAAAGATGCCGATGAGTACTTAACGTTAATTAAATCTCCTGGGAATCAAGAAAGGAGTGAGTTAATATCGCTTTTAACAACTCATTATACTTTCTTTATGAGAGAGAAAAATCAATTTGATTTTATCATCAAGTCAATTCCTAAGATTATTGAACGAGTAAAAAATAGTGGGCGTGATACTTTGAAAGTTTGGTGTGCTGCCTGTAGTAAAGGTGATGAAGTATATAGCCTTGCAATGATTCTTAAGAAGCACATCAAAGAGATTGATCCTAGTTTTAAGTTTGAAATTGTAGCAACTGATATATGCGAGAAGTCTATAAAACACGCAAAAAAAGGCGTTTACTATTGGAAAGAACTTCAAAAGGTTCCTAAGGATTATCTCGAAGGTAATTGGTATCGAGGAAGCGGTGAAATCGCTCCTTTTGTTAAAGTCAGTGATGAACTTAAAAAAAACTGTAAATTTAAAGTTCACAATTTGATAAATCAAAATAGCCCTGAGTACAATGACAAATATGACTTAATTCTATGCCGAAATGTCTTTATCTACTTCAGTGAAGAGCAAATCGATAAAGTTATAAAAAAGTTTTCAAACTGTGTCACAAACAAGGGGTATCTTTTAATAGGGATCTCTGAAACATTAAGGCGACATGAAGGCTTCCAAAGCCTTGGCCAATCAATTTATTTTAAAACAAATCATGAGACAAAGAGAAGTCTTAAAGTTAAAGAAGCTCAAGTTAAGAAGATATTAATTATCGATGATTCAGGCACTGTGAGAAAGTTAATTAAAAAGTGTCTTACAGGTGATCCTGGATATGAAGTTGTTGGTGAAGCTGTCGACGGACAAGATGGATTAGAAAAGATAAAAGAGCTTAGGCCAGATGTTATTACTTTAGATATTAATATGCCAAAAATGAGTGGGTATGATGTTCTAAAAAACCTTCCAAAGGATCGGCCACTACAGGCGATCATGATTAGTTCGGTAAGTAAGAGTGATGGTGATATTGTCATGAGATGTCTTGAAGATGGTGCGTTTGATTATTTAAAGAAGCCATCTTTCGATGACATCTTTAAATTTAAAAAGGCCTTATTAGAGAAAATTGATCTTGCATATAATAGTATTGTTAAGTCTAAGAGGCAGAAGCTCACAAGTTGGGTTGGGGCAAACAATTTCGACTTCTCAGGAAGTCAGCTAATTACAATTGGTGCATCGACAGGTGGAACTGAAGCAATTAAACAGCTTCTTATGAGTTTTCCTAAAGAATTTCCACCAGTTCTTATTGTACAGCATATTCCTCCAGTATTTTCGACTGCATTCGCTAATCGCCTTAATGAGTTATGCCCATTTGATGTTGTTGAAGCAACTGATGGAGAAGAGGTAAAGCATAACACTGTATATATTGCTCCAGGAGGAATTCATATGGGAGTTATTGGAAAGAGTAAATTAATGATCAAGTTAGATAGTGAAACGCCGATATATTCTGGGCACCGACCAAGTGTAGACTACTTATTTGAAAACCTCGCCCAACTTAAAGGGCATAGAGTAACGGCAGCACTTCTTACAGGAATGGGAGCCGATGGGGCAAAAGGGCTCCTTAAATTGAAAGAGAATGATACTTTCACAATTACACAAGATGAGGAAAGTTCAGTTGTTTATGGAATGCCGAAGAAAGCATTTGAATTAGGTGCTTCATGTATTTCTCTACCACTGGATAAGATTACTGAACAAATCTTAACGAGAGTTGCGAAGAAATAGAATTTTGAGGGAGTTTGAGGACTATTTATGAAAGGACAATGGACAATTAAAAAACAATTGATTGCTTTGTCAGCTACTATGCTTAGTATACAGCTGATCATTGCATTTGTTGGTTATCAATCATTAACATCAGTTAAATCACACTTGTATACAGTGTTTTCAAAAAGATTACCAAGTATTAATAGTCTGGTGCAAGCTGATCGTGATTTTCAACAGATGTTAGTGGCCGAAAGAACACTTCTACTTGAGGGCCTATCAGATAAACAAAGAAAGGCTTTGGCCGATGATTACTTTACTAATAAACAACAAGTCGTTGACCGATTTAAAAAGTATACTGTCTTAGGTGACTCACCTAAAGAAATTGAAATATCTAAGAAGTTTAACGAAGGTCTAGAAGCATTTGAGAAAACGGCCGCAGATAAATTCCCACTAGATAAAGAAGGAAATATTCGTAAATTCTCTAAAGCAGAGCTTATTACAAACTCATTAGGGCCAGTTAATTCTAAATTCGAAGGGGCTAGAGATAGTCTAGATCAACTACAAGAGTTAATCCTTGGGATGGGAGATGAAGAATTTAAAGAAGCAGATGAGACTTACTCTAATTCGATCTTCTTAATGTCGATTATTTCAATTGTTAGCTTATTTGGATCTGTTGGGATTTGCATTTTTATGGCAAGACGAATTGATGGACGTATCAATAATATTGTTGAGTCAATTTCTAATGAAGGTCAAAACCTAGAAAATGTTTCAAATACATTTAAAAATAAGTCTGTCGCACTTAGCTCTATTTCTGAACAACTTTCTGCCGCTGCAACTGAAACATCAAGCTCTCTACATGAGATATCTCAAATGATTAAGAGTAATACTGATGGTTCTAATAATGTTGCTTCTCTAATTCAAAAAAGCCAAGAGTTAGTGACTGATGGTGTGAAGTCACTCGGTGACCTCGGGCGCGGTGTGAAAGATGTTGAAAACAGTACAACGACACTAGCGAATACAGTAGAGAAAAGTAATAGTGAATTAAATGAGATTGTTAAAGTGTTTGAAGAGATCAATGTTAAAACACAGGTTATCAACGATATTGTTTTTCAGACGAAGTTACTTTCGTTCAATGCCTCTGTAGAAGCAGCAAGAGCTGGAGAAAATGGTAAAGGTTTTTCTGTCGTTGCAGAAGAAGTTGGTAATCTTGCTAAGATGAGTGGCGAGTCTGCTGATGAGATTTCAAAGCTACTTGTTGATAGTCTTAAGAAGGTTACAGATATTGTTGATGTCTCAAGTCGTGATGTTAATGAATCATTAAATCTAAGTAGAGATAAAATTAATAAAAGTGTTGAAATTAGTAATCAGTGCCAAGAAGTATTTACTCAGGTGTTAAGAAACTTTGATGAAGTTTCTGCAAACTCTAATGAAGTCGCTAATGCTTCAAAAGAACAGTTAATAGGTGTTGAAGAAGTCAGTAAAGCTATGCAAGAAATCTCAAGTTCTGCAAGCCTAACAAGTCAATCAGCACATGATTTAAATACTGCTTCATCAGAGTTAAGCCAAGCTGTAAATCATATTGGTGAGGATATTACTGATTTAAAAGGTT contains:
- a CDS encoding chemotaxis protein CheW, whose amino-acid sequence is MENETTDVTKRYLEFKLGDEHYAIPLLQVRELISVPETTNVPFSPSYYVGIMNLRGQVISIIDLRTRLGVKPAESNEEAVIIVEFGQLCLGIVVDNICKVLSVDEEQIQEVASVETKKRDRLNRVYRNNEALIQLVDLESILNIDELNGLVKKAA
- a CDS encoding methyl-accepting chemotaxis protein, with translation MKKTSMSMNKKTILSFIGIFTMFGIGLTISIYSYYGLVKNLKHTVQNDLRMKDSMRTLAANLAEQISNEKQYMISQNPEDVKRFIELEKINDEVFEGIKSLEVEYSNEINWDELTKYYDQYSKNFDLTRNVLKIEGDSKEGLRGELRRYAHDIESKIKKYDLNPSFKVSLLTLRRHEKDFLLRRSKKYSDKAIVEGEKLKKELIARKYRQYIYNDVSKSVDNYVKTFVKLYENQLTLEKHMAIAFEESNKIINLIQKDISLIDKKTSEKIEASNALEEKISFYIPILFAIIAAFAYGFQYNFAKSIKKIIGLSERLRDSSHVTEKSSTNMSMASSKVSSSVTQQASAIQETVATLNEITAMVNKSVENAKISSQKADESQRVALEGKNAVNDMVEAIGQINGNNEDIMKEMNRNNEEIVKIVDVINEISEKTKVINDIVFQTKLLSFNASVEAARAGEHGKGFAVVAEEVGNLAQMSGNAALEIEELLGGSIKKVQSIVDETQVNVKKLISEAQISITKGVDVSENCGKILDSVVDNVDAVTKMMTEISTAAEEQAEGINNISDAMNELDEVTHTNSTIAQETSGFAESLSEQTSILNGIVEELESEVLGKVQEFTMDRNTLVESVSSAPVKSDTVIEKEVVEEFPVFEKPLVTEVVKQEATKIAPEAEEMGFDDPVLEVDSDEYPSENDARFDKAV
- the cheB gene encoding chemotaxis-specific protein-glutamate methyltransferase CheB, with amino-acid sequence MSNLARSYIEIAQMMSQETGTHFTAQNDAMVKSRIDKRIVELRLKDADEYLTLIKSPGNQERSELISLLTTHYTFFMREKNQFDFIIKSIPKIIERVKNSGRDTLKVWCAACSKGDEVYSLAMILKKHIKEIDPSFKFEIVATDICEKSIKHAKKGVYYWKELQKVPKDYLEGNWYRGSGEIAPFVKVSDELKKNCKFKVHNLINQNSPEYNDKYDLILCRNVFIYFSEEQIDKVIKKFSNCVTNKGYLLIGISETLRRHEGFQSLGQSIYFKTNHETKRSLKVKEAQVKKILIIDDSGTVRKLIKKCLTGDPGYEVVGEAVDGQDGLEKIKELRPDVITLDINMPKMSGYDVLKNLPKDRPLQAIMISSVSKSDGDIVMRCLEDGAFDYLKKPSFDDIFKFKKALLEKIDLAYNSIVKSKRQKLTSWVGANNFDFSGSQLITIGASTGGTEAIKQLLMSFPKEFPPVLIVQHIPPVFSTAFANRLNELCPFDVVEATDGEEVKHNTVYIAPGGIHMGVIGKSKLMIKLDSETPIYSGHRPSVDYLFENLAQLKGHRVTAALLTGMGADGAKGLLKLKENDTFTITQDEESSVVYGMPKKAFELGASCISLPLDKITEQILTRVAKK
- a CDS encoding methyl-accepting chemotaxis protein, whose translation is MKGQWTIKKQLIALSATMLSIQLIIAFVGYQSLTSVKSHLYTVFSKRLPSINSLVQADRDFQQMLVAERTLLLEGLSDKQRKALADDYFTNKQQVVDRFKKYTVLGDSPKEIEISKKFNEGLEAFEKTAADKFPLDKEGNIRKFSKAELITNSLGPVNSKFEGARDSLDQLQELILGMGDEEFKEADETYSNSIFLMSIISIVSLFGSVGICIFMARRIDGRINNIVESISNEGQNLENVSNTFKNKSVALSSISEQLSAAATETSSSLHEISQMIKSNTDGSNNVASLIQKSQELVTDGVKSLGDLGRGVKDVENSTTTLANTVEKSNSELNEIVKVFEEINVKTQVINDIVFQTKLLSFNASVEAARAGENGKGFSVVAEEVGNLAKMSGESADEISKLLVDSLKKVTDIVDVSSRDVNESLNLSRDKINKSVEISNQCQEVFTQVLRNFDEVSANSNEVANASKEQLIGVEEVSKAMQEISSSASLTSQSAHDLNTASSELSQAVNHIGEDITDLKGLIIAQIKSARHAVSNVVNFNKTKRNAETKKAA